A region from the Neurospora crassa OR74A linkage group V, whole genome shotgun sequence genome encodes:
- the rib-4 gene encoding GTP cyclohydrolase-2 codes for MCPAPTSDAQSSQADNATTSQLPSFYSPKRSENTSEQSRDNGDVESVDLSSTSAQPTTAPAITLDTSDNLSTHSSVPSTPLSQPPPPSLLSPSFTPPQTPGTATPSTSITSLSLSEPRGIPVDSSIPTGGCGTKKPKLLESLPHVECIVRARIPTTNGAEMFLHLYTNDVDNKEHLAIVFGNNIRSESLDRVREGETEMDRLVRGAYTGRLYPGRTTSREPGVGETKKEEQEEKAEEKKQVPLVRIHSECYTGETVWSARCDCGEQLDEAARLMSLPSNTAGGIIIYLRQEGRGIGLGEKLKAYNLQDLGSDTVEANLLLRHPADARSYGLATAMLRDLGQKEIRLLTNNPDKIRAVEGPNREIVVTERVAMVPLSWKGKGGFRAPEVEGYLKTKIEKMGHMLDMGALPQ; via the exons ATGTGCCCGGCACCAACATCAGATGCGCAATCGTCGCAAGCCGACAATGCGACAACAAGCCAATTACCCTCCTTCTACTCTCCCAAGAGATCAGAGAACACCAGCGAGCAGTCTCGAGACAATGGCGACGTCGAATCCGTAGACCTCTCTTCTACCTCGGCACAACCGACCACAGCGCCCGCCATCACCCTCGACACCAGCGACAACCTCTCGACACACTCGTCGGTGCCCTCGACCCCCCTctcccaaccaccaccgccctccctcctctcgccCTCCTTCACGCCTCCCCAGACCCCCGGCACAGCaaccccctccacctccataACCTCCCTCTCGCTCTCCGAGCCGCGCGGCATCCCCGTCGACAGCTCCATTCCCACGGGAGGATGCGGTACCAAGAAGCCCAAGCTCCTCGAATCTCTGCCGCACGTGGAGTGCATAGTGCGGGCGCGCATCCCGACCACCAACGGGGCCGAGATGTTCCTGCACTTGTACACCAACGACGTGGACAACAAGGAGCACCTGGCCATTGTGTTTGGGAACAACATTCGGAGTGAAAGCTTGGACAGAGTGCGGGAGGGCGAGACGGAGATGGACAGGTTGGTAAGGGGTGCTTATACGGGCCGGTTGTATCCCGGTAGGACGACGAGTCGGGAACCGGGTGTTGGAGAgaccaagaaggaagagcaggaagagaaggcggaggagaagaaacaGGTGCCATTGGTCAGGATACACTCGGAGTGCTACACGGGCGAAACCGTCTGGTCTGCGCGCTGTGACTGTGGCGAGCAGCTTGACGAGGCGGCGCGTTTGATGTCGTTGCCTTCCAATACCGCTGGTGGAATCATTATCTATTTGcgccaagaaggccgaggtATTGGGTTGGGCGAAAAGTTGAAGGCCTACAACTTGCAAGATCTGGGGTCGGATACCGTCGAGGCCAATTTGCTGTTGCGCCACCCTGCCGATGCGAGGAGCTATGGTCTGGCGACTGCCATGTTGCGGGACCTGGGACAAAAGGAGATCAGACTGTTGACGAACAACCCGGACAAGATCAGGGCGGTGGAGGGCCCGAATCGGGAGATTGTGGTGACGGAACGGGTGGCCATGGTGCCGTTGAGTTGGAAGGGCAAGGGAGGGTTCAGGGCGCCCGAGGTGGAGGGGTATTTGAAGACCAAG ATTGAAAAGATGGGACACATGTTGGATATGGGAGCGCTCCCTCAGTGA